A section of the Verrucomicrobium sp. GAS474 genome encodes:
- a CDS encoding UDP-N-acetylglucosamine diphosphorylase produces the protein MPRFHVAAYLDLTKTAHASLFKEEEEIWEVLPKIKGYLDANLKPGLHGRSVGTPYIGERVFIGEGTVVEHGAVIKGPAWIGKNCEIRAGAYIRENVIVGDGAVLGNSCEFKNSILFDGAQVPHYTYVGDSILGYKAHLGAGVTLSNFKLAGDEITIRVPGHESIKTGLRKFGAIVGDGAEVGSKTVLNPGSILGKGVVIYPGVVWSGVLAGNMIVKHRPQYELRLKRK, from the coding sequence ATGCCCCGTTTTCATGTCGCCGCTTACCTTGACCTCACGAAGACCGCCCACGCCTCCCTCTTCAAGGAAGAGGAGGAAATCTGGGAGGTATTGCCGAAGATCAAGGGCTACCTCGACGCCAACCTGAAGCCCGGCCTCCATGGCCGCAGCGTCGGCACGCCCTACATCGGGGAGAGGGTCTTCATCGGGGAGGGGACCGTCGTCGAGCACGGCGCGGTGATCAAGGGCCCCGCCTGGATCGGCAAGAACTGCGAGATCCGCGCCGGGGCCTACATCCGGGAGAACGTCATCGTCGGCGACGGCGCGGTCCTCGGGAACTCGTGCGAATTCAAGAACTCGATCCTCTTCGACGGCGCGCAGGTGCCGCACTACACCTACGTCGGCGACTCGATCCTCGGCTACAAGGCCCACCTCGGCGCGGGGGTCACCCTTTCCAACTTCAAGCTGGCGGGGGACGAGATCACGATCCGGGTCCCGGGTCACGAAAGCATCAAGACCGGCCTGCGGAAATTCGGCGCCATCGTCGGGGACGGGGCCGAGGTCGGCTCGAAGACGGTCCTTAATCCCGGATCGATCCTCGGCAAGGGGGTCGTGATCTACCCCGGCGTCGTCTGGAGCGGCGTCCTGGCCGGGAACATGATCGTGAAGCACCGGCCCCAGTACGAGCTCCGCTTAAAGAGGAAGTAA